The proteins below come from a single Polynucleobacter sp. MWH-UH23A genomic window:
- a CDS encoding IclR family transcriptional regulator, whose product MNTSKSVKDSKNTGEVAKTAIQVVDRMMNLLDALAEHEESCSLKSLAEQTGLHPSTAHRILNDMVACRLVERGDGGTYRLGLKLLELGNLVKARLSVREAAQGPMRTLHKLTGETVNLSVRQGDEIVYVDRAYSERSGMQVVRAIGGRAPLHLTSVGKLFLASDDANQVRAYVTRTGLSGHTRNSITDLAKLETELNHVRRVGSARDDEELELGVSCLAAAILDDTGKLVAGLSLSAPTDRIQADWLRSLQDTALQISKGMGYKPKSTEPGSSV is encoded by the coding sequence ATGAATACCAGCAAATCTGTCAAAGACTCCAAAAATACTGGGGAGGTTGCTAAGACTGCCATCCAAGTAGTTGATCGGATGATGAATTTGCTCGACGCCTTGGCGGAGCATGAAGAATCATGCAGCCTTAAAAGCTTGGCGGAACAAACTGGCCTTCATCCTTCCACGGCTCACCGCATTTTGAATGACATGGTTGCCTGTCGCTTAGTTGAGCGAGGAGATGGTGGCACCTATCGCCTAGGACTTAAGTTATTGGAACTAGGAAATCTAGTTAAAGCCAGACTTTCTGTTCGCGAGGCAGCACAAGGGCCAATGCGCACCCTTCATAAACTAACTGGTGAGACCGTAAATCTCTCCGTGCGCCAGGGTGATGAAATCGTTTATGTGGACAGGGCTTATAGCGAACGTTCAGGAATGCAGGTTGTTCGCGCTATTGGTGGTCGCGCGCCCCTCCATCTCACCTCAGTTGGAAAACTCTTTTTAGCAAGCGATGATGCCAATCAGGTTCGCGCCTATGTCACCCGTACAGGACTATCTGGTCACACTCGCAATAGCATTACCGATTTAGCGAAATTAGAAACTGAACTAAATCATGTCCGCAGAGTTGGTAGTGCCCGCGATGACGAGGAATTGGAGCTTGGAGTTAGCTGCCTTGCTGCGGCTATATTGGACGATACCGGTAAATTAGTCGCAGGATTATCCCTAAGCGCCCCCACTGACCGTATTCAAGCTGATTGGTTGCGATCACTACAGGATACTGCCCTACAAATCTCTAAGGGCATGGGTTACAAACCCAAATCAACCGAGCCAGGCAGCTCGGTCTAA